From a single Saimiri boliviensis isolate mSaiBol1 chromosome 7, mSaiBol1.pri, whole genome shotgun sequence genomic region:
- the RAP1B gene encoding ras-related protein Rap-1b — protein MREYKLVVLGSGGVGKSALTVQFVQGIFVEKYDPTIEDSYRKQVEVDAQQCMLEILDTAGTEQFTAMRDLYMKNGQGFALVYSITAQSTFNDLQDLREQILRVKDTDDVPMILVGNKCDLEDERVVGKEQGQNLARQWNNCAFLESSAKSKINVNEIFYDLVRQINRKTPVPGKARKKSSCQLL, from the exons ATGCGTGAGTATAAGCTAGTCGTTCTTGGCTCAGGAGGTGTTGGAAAGTCTGCTTTG actgtACAATTTGTTCAAGgaatttttgttgaaaaatatgATCCTACGATAGAAGATTCTTATAGAAAG CAAGTTGAAGTAGATGCACAACAGTGTATGCTTGAAATCTTGGATACTGCAGGAACG GAACAATTTACAGCAATGAGGGATTTGTACATGAAAAACGGGCAAGGCTTTGCATTAGTTTATTCCATCACAGCACAGTCCACATTTAACGATTTACAAGACCTGAGAGAACAGATTCTTCGAGTTAAAGACACTGATGAT GTTCCAATGATTCTTGTTGGTAATAAGTGTGACTTGGAAGATGAAAGAGTTGTAGGGAAGGAACAAGGTCAAAATCTAGCAAGACAGTGGAACAACTGTGCATTCTTAGAATCTTCtgcaaaatcaaaaataaatgttaatgag ATCTTTTATGATCTAGTGCGGCAAATTAACAGAAAAACTCCAGTGCCTGGGAAGGCTCGCAAAAAGTCGTCATGTCAGCTGCTTTAA